From Stenotrophomonas nitritireducens, the proteins below share one genomic window:
- the dprA gene encoding DNA-processing protein DprA, with product MPGSTALDAHTPPCCPALLSLALAGGPLEPLRHLRDQYDSAAAALAAGPAQWRAAGCSPAQCQALSRPEADRRARAETWLQDDNHHLIGWGEPDYPPLLRDSPNPPVALFIAGDPTRLWQPAIAIVGSRIPTAGGRDSARDFATALAGHGLTIASGLAAGIDAAAHRAVLACDGSTYAVIGTGPDLAYPRHHRQLQAQIASQGAVVSEYPPGTVPRSGQFPARNRLLAALALGTVVIEAAERSGALITARLASEAGREIFALPGSIHNPMARGCHRLIRQGATLVTHADDILEGVANLAGELACALQTRLQTPISGVPSGQHPAVTPEDPNYKRLWDALGYDPTGMDLLIERTGLTAASLSSMLLLMELEGRVASAHGRYTRT from the coding sequence ATGCCCGGATCAACTGCCCTCGATGCCCACACCCCGCCCTGTTGCCCGGCGTTGCTGAGCCTGGCGCTGGCGGGCGGCCCGCTGGAACCGCTGCGCCATCTGCGCGACCAGTACGACAGCGCCGCCGCCGCGCTGGCGGCCGGGCCGGCGCAATGGCGCGCGGCAGGCTGCAGTCCGGCGCAGTGCCAGGCGCTGTCGCGGCCAGAGGCAGACCGCCGGGCCAGGGCCGAGACCTGGCTGCAGGACGACAACCACCACCTGATCGGCTGGGGCGAACCCGACTATCCGCCGCTGCTGCGCGACAGCCCCAACCCGCCGGTGGCGCTGTTCATCGCCGGAGACCCCACCCGCTTATGGCAACCGGCGATCGCTATCGTCGGCAGCCGCATCCCCACTGCAGGCGGCCGCGACAGCGCGCGCGATTTCGCCACCGCGCTGGCCGGCCACGGTCTCACCATCGCCAGCGGCCTGGCGGCCGGCATCGACGCCGCCGCGCACCGTGCGGTCTTGGCCTGCGATGGCAGCACCTATGCAGTGATCGGTACCGGCCCGGACCTGGCCTACCCTCGTCACCACCGCCAACTGCAGGCGCAGATCGCCAGCCAGGGCGCGGTTGTCAGCGAATACCCGCCCGGCACCGTGCCGCGCAGCGGCCAGTTCCCCGCCCGCAACCGGCTGTTGGCGGCGCTGGCGCTGGGCACGGTGGTGATCGAGGCGGCCGAGCGCTCCGGCGCGCTGATCACCGCCCGCCTTGCCAGCGAGGCCGGCCGCGAGATCTTTGCCCTGCCCGGCTCCATCCACAACCCGATGGCGCGCGGCTGCCACCGGCTGATACGCCAGGGTGCAACCTTGGTGACACATGCCGACGACATTCTTGAAGGCGTGGCCAATCTGGCCGGTGAACTGGCCTGTGCCTTGCAAACCCGGCTCCAGACCCCCATCTCCGGTGTACCGTCCGGCCAGCACCCGGCCGTCACACCAGAAGATCCAAACTACAAGCGATTGTGGGATGCCTTGGGTTACGACCCAACCGGTATGGATTTACTGATCGAGCGCACTGGATTGACGGCCGCCAGCCTGTCCTCCATGCTGCTGCTCATGGAATTGGAAGGCAGGGTCGCGTCCGCACACGGCCGCTACACCCGCACCTGA
- a CDS encoding DUF494 family protein yields the protein MKESILDVLLYLFEHYFSEDADLIRDRDSLQNGLIQAGFSPAEINKAFDWLDALAEQRPAVAQPRVDGPVRVFHGPELDKLDVECRGFLLFLEQQRVLDADQRELVLDRAMALDQDELDLDDLKWVVLMVLFNQPGAEAAYAWMETQMFVDEPEPLH from the coding sequence ATGAAAGAGAGCATCCTGGACGTCCTGTTGTACCTGTTTGAACACTATTTCAGCGAAGATGCCGATCTCATCCGAGACCGCGACTCGCTCCAGAACGGCCTGATCCAGGCCGGTTTCAGTCCCGCCGAAATCAACAAGGCCTTCGATTGGCTCGATGCCTTGGCCGAACAGCGCCCAGCCGTGGCCCAGCCACGCGTTGACGGGCCGGTACGTGTTTTCCACGGCCCCGAGCTGGACAAGCTGGACGTGGAATGCCGCGGTTTCCTGCTGTTCCTCGAACAACAGCGCGTGCTCGACGCCGACCAGCGTGAGCTGGTGCTGGACCGCGCCATGGCCTTGGACCAGGACGAGCTGGACCTGGACGACCTGAAGTGGGTGGTGCTGATGGTGCTGTTCAACCAGCCCGGCGCGGAAGCCGCCTATGCCTGGATGGAAACCCAGATGTTCGTCGACGAACCCGAACCCCTGCATTAA
- a CDS encoding GYF domain-containing protein: protein MHKDNTYVNQWFYAEGNRERRGPISDENIVALFQSRRIDEDTLVWREGASDWRPLRDFASELGLDTATAEPSAAAAPPVLPPPLQTQAQPVVTPAVAPKQGLSGCAIAGIIAAVVGVILIAVIGILAAIAMPAYNAYVLRSKTAMVNGQLLGLKHQVAEFAAANARCPINDDAGFGPPDSYASGDLAQVHIGRFEEGHCGLEAFMRVPKHAQLDGKSIWLDYDMQADTWECSSDVEDNFLPTSCRG, encoded by the coding sequence ATGCATAAGGACAACACCTACGTGAACCAGTGGTTCTACGCCGAGGGCAACCGCGAACGTCGCGGCCCGATCAGCGACGAAAACATCGTCGCGCTGTTCCAATCCCGCCGCATTGATGAAGACACCCTGGTCTGGCGCGAAGGCGCCAGCGACTGGCGCCCGCTGCGCGATTTCGCCAGCGAACTGGGCCTGGACACAGCCACCGCAGAACCCTCCGCAGCCGCTGCCCCACCTGTCCTGCCACCACCGCTGCAGACCCAGGCGCAGCCTGTCGTCACCCCCGCCGTCGCCCCCAAGCAGGGCCTGTCCGGTTGCGCCATTGCAGGCATCATCGCCGCCGTGGTCGGGGTGATCCTGATCGCCGTCATTGGCATCCTGGCAGCCATCGCCATGCCCGCCTACAACGCGTATGTGCTGCGCTCCAAGACTGCCATGGTCAATGGCCAGCTACTGGGCCTGAAGCATCAGGTTGCCGAATTCGCCGCCGCCAACGCGCGTTGCCCGATCAACGACGACGCAGGCTTCGGCCCCCCGGACAGCTACGCCAGCGGTGATCTGGCCCAGGTCCATATCGGGCGCTTCGAAGAGGGGCATTGCGGGCTGGAAGCGTTCATGCGTGTCCCGAAACACGCCCAGCTTGACGGCAAAAGCATCTGGCTCGACTACGATATGCAGGCCGACACGTGGGAATGCAGTTCCGATGTCGAGGACAACTTCCTGCCCACCAGCTGTCGCGGCTGA
- a CDS encoding RDD family protein — protein MSQWYYADSQRERHGPIEAEQLREIFRAGQIDMSTLVWREGMQQWQPLSAVSDELQLLAQATTGIDLRQDYAAIESGEALAAPVTAAEGQTFGGASAETYSPYTAPASRPQDVDAAAVQGGLVVQAGFWKRVAAYFIDYVILTVFTYIVLIPLSILGVVVGGISGNTDSAAGSIGMILTMGIGYLFIFVANMMYPAWMHSSKYQATLGKMAVGIKVVRSNGERLTLGRAVGRFFAYLLSSITLCIGFVMAAFTQRKQALHDIICDTLVVDKFAFTEHPEWQQQGLGTVTIVILSLAGLGILCLIGLLVLIGVAAAGFN, from the coding sequence ATGAGCCAGTGGTATTACGCTGACAGCCAGCGCGAACGGCATGGGCCGATCGAAGCGGAGCAACTGCGCGAGATTTTCCGCGCGGGCCAGATCGACATGAGCACTCTGGTGTGGCGCGAAGGCATGCAGCAGTGGCAGCCGCTGTCAGCGGTGAGCGATGAGCTGCAGCTGCTGGCCCAGGCCACCACCGGCATCGACCTGCGCCAGGACTATGCCGCCATCGAAAGTGGCGAGGCACTGGCCGCGCCGGTCACTGCCGCCGAAGGCCAAACCTTTGGTGGAGCTTCCGCCGAGACCTATTCGCCATACACCGCCCCCGCCAGTCGCCCGCAGGATGTGGATGCCGCTGCGGTGCAGGGTGGGCTGGTGGTACAGGCTGGCTTCTGGAAGCGGGTGGCCGCCTACTTCATCGATTACGTCATCCTGACCGTTTTCACCTATATCGTGCTGATCCCGCTCAGCATTCTGGGTGTGGTGGTGGGCGGCATATCGGGCAACACGGACTCGGCGGCCGGCTCGATCGGCATGATCCTGACGATGGGCATCGGCTATCTGTTCATCTTCGTCGCCAACATGATGTATCCGGCCTGGATGCACTCGTCCAAGTACCAGGCCACGCTGGGCAAGATGGCCGTGGGCATCAAGGTGGTCCGCAGCAACGGCGAGCGCCTGACACTGGGCCGCGCGGTGGGCCGCTTCTTCGCCTACCTGCTGAGCAGCATCACCTTGTGCATCGGCTTTGTAATGGCGGCTTTCACCCAGCGCAAGCAGGCCTTGCATGACATCATCTGCGACACCCTGGTGGTGGACAAGTTCGCCTTCACCGAACACCCGGAATGGCAGCAGCAGGGCCTGGGTACGGTCACCATCGTGATCCTGTCGCTGGCTGGCCTGGGCATCCTTTGCCTGATCGGGCTGTTGGTACTTATCGGCGTTGCCGCAGCTGGCTTCAACTGA
- a CDS encoding DNA topoisomerase I — protein sequence MPKHLLIVESPAKAKTINKYLGKDYTVLASYGHVRDLVPKEGAVDPDNGFAMRYDLIEKNEKHVEAIAKAAKGADDILLATDPDREGEAISWHIAEILKERGLSDGKPMQRVVFTEITPRAIKEAIAQPREIAADLVDAQQARRALDYLVGFNLSPVLWRKVQRGLSAGRVQSPALRMIVEREEEIEAFISREYWSIEAACAHPSQHFNARLIKLDGQKFEQFTVTDGDTAEAARLRIQQAAQGALHVTDVASKERKRRPAAPFTTSTLQQEASRKLGFTTRKTMQVAQKLYEGVNIGDEGTVGLISYMRTDSVSLSQDALAEIRDVIARDYGISSLPDKPNTYTTKSKNAQEAHEAVRPTSALRTPAQVGKYLTDDERKLYELIWKRAVACQMIPATLNTVSVDLSAGSEHVFRASGTTVVVPGFLAVYEEGKDNKSAEDEDEGRKLPLMKPGDRVPLDRIVADQHFTQPPPRFTEAALVKALEEYGIGRPSTYASIIQTLLFRKYAEMEGRSFKPTDVGRAVSKFLSSHFTQYVDYDFTAKLEDELDAVSRGEEDWIPLMERFWGPFKELVDDKSESLDRTDAGSARVLGPDPVSGKDVTARIGRFGPMVQIGTVDDEEKPKFASLQPGQSIYSISLDEALKLFDMPRKLGADANGEEVTVGIGRFGPFAKRGSTYASLTKEDDPYKIDLARAIFLVEEKEEIARNRIIKEFEGSDIQVLNGRFGPYISDGKMNGKIPKDREPASLTLAEVEQLMADTGKPVRKGFGKKAAKKTTVKKEAAPKKAAAKKAPAKKAATKKAATKKTAAKKTTKKTVAKKAVKKSAADDAPPF from the coding sequence ATGCCCAAGCACCTGCTCATCGTCGAATCGCCGGCCAAGGCCAAGACGATCAATAAATACCTCGGCAAGGACTACACGGTCCTGGCCTCGTATGGGCATGTGCGTGATCTGGTCCCCAAGGAAGGCGCGGTCGACCCGGACAACGGGTTCGCCATGCGGTACGACCTGATCGAGAAGAACGAGAAACACGTCGAAGCCATCGCCAAAGCCGCAAAGGGCGCCGATGACATCCTGCTGGCGACCGATCCGGATCGCGAGGGTGAGGCAATCAGCTGGCATATCGCCGAGATCCTGAAGGAACGCGGCCTGTCCGACGGCAAGCCGATGCAGCGTGTGGTGTTCACCGAAATCACCCCGCGCGCGATCAAGGAAGCCATTGCCCAGCCGCGTGAAATCGCCGCCGACCTGGTCGATGCCCAGCAGGCACGCCGCGCCCTCGATTATCTGGTCGGTTTCAACCTGTCGCCGGTGCTGTGGCGCAAGGTACAGCGCGGCCTGTCCGCCGGCCGCGTGCAGAGCCCGGCGCTGCGCATGATCGTTGAGCGCGAGGAAGAGATCGAAGCCTTCATCTCGCGCGAGTACTGGAGCATCGAGGCTGCCTGCGCGCATCCCTCGCAGCACTTCAATGCGCGCCTGATCAAGCTGGACGGGCAGAAGTTCGAACAGTTCACCGTCACCGACGGCGACACCGCCGAAGCTGCCCGCCTGCGCATCCAGCAGGCCGCACAGGGCGCGCTGCACGTCACCGACGTGGCCAGCAAGGAGCGCAAGCGGCGCCCGGCGGCCCCGTTCACCACCTCCACCCTGCAGCAGGAAGCCTCGCGCAAGCTCGGCTTCACCACCCGCAAGACCATGCAGGTGGCGCAGAAACTCTATGAAGGTGTGAACATCGGCGACGAGGGCACGGTCGGCCTGATCTCGTACATGCGTACCGACTCGGTGAGCCTGTCGCAGGACGCGCTGGCCGAAATCCGCGACGTGATCGCCCGTGATTACGGCATCAGCTCACTGCCGGACAAGCCCAACACCTACACCACCAAATCCAAGAACGCGCAGGAAGCCCACGAAGCCGTGCGCCCGACCTCCGCGCTGCGCACCCCGGCCCAGGTGGGCAAGTACCTCACCGACGACGAGCGCAAGCTGTACGAGCTGATCTGGAAGCGCGCCGTCGCCTGCCAGATGATCCCGGCCACCTTGAACACCGTCAGCGTCGACCTGTCGGCCGGCAGCGAGCACGTGTTCCGCGCCAGCGGCACCACCGTTGTCGTGCCCGGCTTCCTGGCCGTGTACGAGGAAGGCAAGGACAACAAGAGTGCCGAGGACGAGGACGAAGGCCGCAAGCTGCCGCTGATGAAGCCCGGCGACCGCGTACCGCTGGACCGCATCGTCGCCGACCAGCACTTCACCCAGCCGCCGCCGCGCTTCACCGAAGCGGCGCTGGTCAAGGCGCTGGAGGAATACGGCATCGGCCGGCCGTCCACCTACGCGTCGATCATCCAGACCCTGCTGTTCCGCAAGTACGCCGAGATGGAAGGCCGCAGCTTCAAGCCAACCGATGTGGGCCGCGCGGTCAGCAAGTTCCTGTCCAGCCACTTCACCCAGTACGTCGATTACGACTTCACCGCCAAGCTCGAGGACGAGCTGGATGCGGTGTCGCGTGGCGAGGAAGACTGGATACCGCTGATGGAGCGCTTCTGGGGCCCGTTCAAGGAACTGGTCGACGACAAGAGCGAGTCGCTGGACCGCACCGACGCCGGCAGCGCGCGCGTGCTCGGTCCGGACCCGGTCAGCGGCAAGGACGTCACCGCGCGCATCGGCCGCTTCGGCCCGATGGTGCAGATCGGCACCGTCGATGACGAAGAGAAGCCCAAGTTCGCCTCACTGCAGCCGGGCCAGAGCATCTATTCGATCTCGCTGGACGAGGCGCTGAAGCTGTTCGACATGCCGCGCAAGCTCGGTGCCGACGCCAATGGCGAGGAAGTCACCGTCGGCATCGGCCGCTTTGGCCCGTTCGCCAAGCGCGGCAGCACCTATGCCTCGCTGACCAAGGAAGACGATCCGTACAAGATCGACCTGGCCCGCGCCATCTTCCTGGTCGAGGAGAAGGAAGAAATCGCGCGCAACCGCATCATCAAGGAGTTCGAAGGCTCGGACATCCAGGTGTTGAACGGCCGCTTTGGTCCGTACATCAGCGACGGCAAGATGAACGGCAAGATCCCCAAGGACCGCGAGCCCGCCTCGCTGACCCTGGCCGAGGTTGAGCAGCTGATGGCGGACACCGGCAAGCCGGTGCGCAAGGGCTTCGGCAAGAAGGCCGCCAAGAAGACCACGGTGAAGAAGGAAGCCGCGCCGAAGAAGGCCGCCGCCAAGAAGGCCCCGGCCAAAAAGGCAGCGACCAAGAAAGCCGCAACCAAGAAGACCGCGGCGAAGAAGACCACGAAGAAAACCGTCGCCAAGAAGGCAGTGAAGAAGTCAGCAGCCGACGACGCACCGCCGTTCTGA
- a CDS encoding Sua5/YciO/YrdC/YwlC family protein encodes MLELDLHNVVPALKAGGVIAYPTEAVWGLGCDPSNQAAVMKLLALKQRPIEKGMILVAASPAQLDGWVRLDALDDARRQAVLDSWPGANTWIVPAGPHAPRWITGEHTGIAVRVSAHPLVQALCEAWGGPLVSTSANLAGQPPARAREQLDPALLGLLDGLVDGATGGLAQPTRIRVAATGEVLRD; translated from the coding sequence ATGCTCGAACTCGACCTGCACAACGTCGTCCCGGCCCTCAAGGCCGGTGGCGTGATCGCCTACCCGACCGAAGCGGTCTGGGGGCTGGGCTGTGATCCTTCCAACCAAGCGGCGGTGATGAAGCTGCTGGCGCTCAAGCAGCGGCCCATCGAGAAAGGCATGATCCTGGTCGCCGCCAGCCCGGCACAGCTGGACGGCTGGGTGCGACTGGATGCATTGGACGACGCGCGCCGCCAAGCGGTACTGGACAGCTGGCCCGGCGCCAACACCTGGATCGTCCCGGCCGGCCCGCATGCGCCGCGCTGGATCACCGGCGAGCACACCGGCATCGCCGTGCGGGTCAGCGCCCACCCGCTGGTGCAGGCGCTGTGCGAGGCCTGGGGCGGCCCGCTGGTATCGACAAGTGCCAACCTCGCCGGCCAGCCCCCGGCGCGCGCCCGTGAGCAGCTGGATCCCGCCCTGCTGGGCCTGCTGGATGGGTTGGTGGACGGCGCCACCGGCGGCTTGGCCCAGCCCACCCGCATCCGCGTGGCAGCCACCGGCGAAGTCCTGCGCGACTGA